The proteins below are encoded in one region of Metabacillus dongyingensis:
- a CDS encoding STAS domain-containing protein, protein MKEELHYIGHKIQENAWQITLNIPKVQDSQHTQQLEESGFPLEERIALREELIGYLGQALCGEKESVKNDNVKNWSMKLSMRAIHFDVPLSQCLRAIAAYRTALWDTLTEELHKNNFSAITMLDVSKIIDPLLDKACSVISNVYENHTNELMAIAYSALEELSVPVVPIADGIAVIPLVGAIDTRRASLIMKVALHEGARLNLEHVILDVSGVPIIDTMVADQLFKIVNALKLSGIETVLTGIRPEIAQTIMSLGLDFHAVTTKFNMKHALHDLGFRKR, encoded by the coding sequence ATGAAGGAAGAGCTGCATTATATCGGTCATAAAATACAGGAAAACGCATGGCAGATAACGCTGAATATACCAAAGGTTCAAGATTCACAGCATACACAGCAGCTGGAAGAATCCGGTTTTCCATTAGAAGAACGCATCGCATTACGTGAAGAACTGATTGGATATTTAGGGCAGGCTTTATGCGGAGAAAAAGAGTCTGTAAAAAATGATAATGTGAAGAATTGGAGCATGAAACTTTCTATGCGGGCGATCCATTTTGATGTTCCGTTAAGCCAATGTCTGCGTGCAATTGCTGCTTACCGTACTGCATTATGGGATACTCTCACTGAGGAGCTCCATAAAAACAATTTTTCAGCCATTACGATGCTTGATGTATCAAAAATAATCGATCCCCTCCTTGATAAGGCGTGCAGTGTAATCAGCAATGTTTATGAAAATCATACCAATGAATTAATGGCGATCGCTTATTCGGCACTTGAAGAATTATCTGTTCCTGTTGTGCCGATTGCCGATGGCATCGCCGTTATCCCGCTTGTTGGCGCAATCGATACTCGCCGTGCTTCCTTAATTATGAAAGTTGCGCTCCATGAAGGAGCCCGTCTGAATTTAGAGCATGTGATTCTGGATGTATCAGGAGTTCCGATTATCGATACAATGGTTGCTGATCAACTTTTCAAAATCGTTAATGCTTTAAAGCTTAGTGGCATTGAGACAGTACTGACAGGCATTCGTCCTGAAATTGCCCAGACCATTATGAGTCTTGGACTTGATTTTCATGCAGTTACGACTAAATTCAATATGAAACACGCTCTGCATGATTTAGGATTTCGAAAACGTTAA
- a CDS encoding DUF3900 domain-containing protein, which produces MEFNINYLSFYLIQVDGKEENANKQYKHFQTLTTEEYEGNALKDFLDGELKKIVKRKVEKHPRSEQVPTKLGHFVVEPGYELDSNPNYNLFHKALTADTKESFKEASERFVGAYLDASAVRGGAFLVLSATPEKYFEDTFLFILKCDFEPKVASISDESTLIRNVQMAITTKNMKSIQYPHMPEEGMTEPGELKIHQASHARYFEDFLKFVEYGESMPEIMKTQVMSMVQEHVLETYEENSQERQQFEHDMEIWEASEKREIQERLDTHQVIEAAAQIVEHTPEAELKMKLGETSIKGLLADFGENIHLGKINGRYVLLVEADTIQFEKGVSPIEFHRPDELGEIIERIANKTESI; this is translated from the coding sequence ATGGAATTCAACATTAACTATCTCTCTTTTTACCTTATCCAAGTGGATGGCAAAGAGGAGAATGCCAATAAACAATACAAGCATTTTCAAACATTAACAACAGAAGAATACGAAGGAAACGCACTGAAAGACTTTTTGGACGGCGAATTGAAGAAAATCGTCAAGCGCAAAGTCGAGAAGCATCCGCGCAGCGAACAGGTTCCGACGAAGCTTGGCCACTTTGTCGTTGAGCCAGGCTATGAGCTGGATTCTAATCCGAACTACAACCTTTTCCACAAAGCGCTGACTGCTGATACAAAAGAATCGTTTAAAGAAGCCAGCGAACGATTTGTCGGGGCTTATTTAGATGCAAGCGCAGTTCGCGGCGGGGCATTTCTAGTTCTTTCCGCCACTCCAGAAAAGTACTTTGAAGATACTTTTTTGTTCATCTTAAAATGTGATTTTGAACCAAAAGTTGCTTCAATCTCTGATGAATCCACGCTCATCCGCAACGTGCAAATGGCGATCACAACAAAAAACATGAAATCAATCCAGTACCCGCATATGCCTGAGGAAGGTATGACAGAGCCGGGCGAGCTGAAAATTCATCAGGCCTCACACGCCCGCTACTTTGAAGACTTCTTAAAATTCGTCGAATACGGAGAATCCATGCCCGAAATCATGAAAACCCAAGTGATGAGCATGGTCCAGGAGCATGTCCTCGAAACCTACGAGGAAAACAGCCAGGAGCGCCAGCAGTTCGAACATGACATGGAAATTTGGGAAGCAAGCGAAAAGCGCGAAATTCAAGAGCGATTAGACACGCACCAAGTGATTGAAGCTGCAGCTCAGATTGTTGAACACACTCCTGAAGCTGAGCTGAAAATGAAGCTTGGTGAAACGTCTATTAAAGGATTGCTTGCCGACTTTGGGGAGAACATTCACCTAGGTAAGATCAATGGACGGTATGTGCTGCTGGTTGAAGCGGATACGATTCAGTTTGAGAAAGGTGTCTCGCCGATTGAGTTTCACCGGCCGGATGAGCTTGGGGAGATCATTGAGAGGATTGCTAATAAAACGGAATCTATTTAA
- a CDS encoding acyl-CoA dehydrogenase family protein, which produces MNFNLSEEQNAVRKMVRDFVDKEINPNIAEWDSAGHFEPAILKKLAELGLMGICIPEEYGGSAMDYNTLAIVCEELERGDTAYRTAVSVHTGLNSLTLLQWGNEEQKQKYLVPQAKGEKVGAFGLTEPNAGSDVAALQTTAVLEGDYYILNGQKTWISLCDYADHFLVFAYTDKSKKHHGISAFIVERTMPGFNSKAIKGKLGIRAGNTGEIFFDHIKVPKENLLGQVGDGFKIAMSALDNGRFTVAAGACGLIKACIEESVNYCHERKTFGKEIGKHQLVQQMIAKMEAGYQMSRLLVFRAGCLKNEGKRNTRETSLAKWQSCDFANEAANDAVQIHGAYGYSNEYPVERFLRNSKAPVIYEGTREIHTIMQAEYVLGYREDKALSSMLPSWPFEEAKEKVKR; this is translated from the coding sequence ATGAACTTTAACTTATCAGAAGAACAAAATGCAGTAAGGAAAATGGTCCGTGATTTCGTAGATAAAGAAATTAATCCGAATATTGCAGAGTGGGATTCAGCTGGGCATTTCGAGCCTGCCATATTGAAAAAGCTTGCAGAGCTTGGACTTATGGGAATTTGTATTCCGGAAGAATACGGCGGCAGCGCCATGGACTACAATACACTTGCAATTGTATGCGAGGAGCTTGAGCGCGGCGATACAGCTTACCGTACAGCTGTTTCGGTTCATACGGGTTTGAACAGCCTGACGCTGCTGCAATGGGGAAATGAAGAACAAAAGCAGAAATACTTAGTACCGCAAGCGAAAGGCGAAAAGGTTGGGGCGTTTGGATTAACAGAGCCGAATGCGGGATCTGATGTGGCTGCGCTTCAAACGACTGCAGTTTTAGAAGGTGATTATTACATACTGAACGGTCAGAAGACGTGGATTTCTTTATGTGATTATGCGGATCATTTCCTCGTGTTTGCCTATACGGATAAAAGCAAAAAACATCATGGCATCTCAGCATTTATTGTCGAACGCACAATGCCGGGCTTTAATTCAAAAGCAATCAAAGGCAAGCTTGGGATCCGCGCAGGCAACACAGGAGAAATTTTCTTTGATCATATTAAAGTTCCGAAAGAAAATCTGCTTGGGCAAGTTGGAGACGGCTTTAAAATTGCGATGTCCGCACTTGATAACGGGCGTTTCACAGTTGCAGCAGGAGCATGCGGGCTCATTAAGGCATGTATTGAAGAAAGCGTGAACTACTGTCACGAACGGAAAACGTTCGGAAAAGAAATTGGAAAGCATCAGCTCGTTCAGCAAATGATCGCAAAAATGGAAGCTGGCTATCAAATGTCGCGGCTGCTGGTATTCCGTGCAGGCTGCCTGAAAAACGAAGGCAAGCGCAATACGAGAGAAACGTCGCTTGCAAAATGGCAGTCCTGTGATTTCGCAAACGAAGCAGCTAACGATGCCGTGCAAATTCACGGGGCATATGGATATTCCAACGAATATCCAGTCGAACGCTTCTTGAGAAATTCAAAAGCACCAGTCATTTATGAGGGAACAAGAGAGATCCACACGATCATGCAGGCGGAATACGTTTTAGGATACCGTGAAGATAAAGCACTTTCGAGTATGCTGCCCAGCTGGCCGTTTGAAGAGGCTAAGGAAAAAGTAAAAAGGTAA
- a CDS encoding DUF3870 domain-containing protein: MHSQTMFIAGHARLPAGMAAKNVYDMLTITVEIDKRYAVILEASCTLATEHGRDFVGRLLRGYSLLHGVDEVVQHVKENYCGKAIHAIVAALSDLHFQYQQLKLER; this comes from the coding sequence ATGCATTCACAGACGATGTTTATTGCCGGCCATGCACGTTTGCCAGCAGGAATGGCTGCAAAAAATGTATATGATATGCTGACCATTACGGTTGAAATTGATAAAAGGTATGCGGTGATTTTGGAAGCGTCCTGTACACTTGCGACAGAACACGGGAGAGATTTCGTCGGACGCCTGCTTCGCGGCTACAGTCTTTTGCATGGTGTGGATGAAGTTGTTCAGCATGTAAAAGAAAACTACTGCGGGAAAGCCATTCATGCGATTGTTGCCGCTCTATCAGACCTTCATTTTCAGTATCAGCAGCTGAAATTAGAGAGGTGA
- a CDS encoding sigma-54 interaction domain-containing protein: protein MNAKIIEHIPFPCIVTSNSHIILHSNEVVLKFTKRIGVQNMKVSELFDVWEELEGGKLIHASSNGSSCIFMKTKLADSSDKLYIGTVSTELISLINELKESKRVNRELDAIIENSYDGIYITDKEGITLKTNSAIERITGIPKDYYIGKNVNALINRGILENSVTHKVLDKKRSVSVVQLNRAGKETLLTGNPVFNDKGEIESIVTNIRDLSELNELQSALRKATKLNDSYKKEIERLKGKKDLNGDVVIKSEELVSIYETADRVVDVDATILILGETGVGKDVLARYIYSKSARAGKGEFIKVNCGAIPADLLESELFGYEAGAFTGANKHGKPGMFEMAHKGVVFLDEIGEMPLSLQVKLLRVIQEKEIQRVGGTSPKKVDVRILAATNKDLKDMVQNGEFREDLFYRLNVVPILIPSLRDRKSDILPLTELFLEKANKRYEKKKRMDTALKDFFYTYSWPGNVRELANLIERLVLISEEDLLKTRHLPSEYKRQEGPIHISKIVTLKEAAELAEEKILSLAVKKYKTTYEIAEALDSSQPTIVRKMKKYGLCFEQPVQ, encoded by the coding sequence ATGAATGCGAAGATCATTGAACATATTCCTTTTCCATGTATTGTGACGTCAAACAGCCATATCATTTTACACAGCAATGAAGTTGTCCTGAAATTTACCAAGCGCATTGGCGTTCAAAATATGAAAGTCAGCGAGTTATTTGATGTGTGGGAAGAACTCGAAGGCGGGAAACTGATCCATGCGAGCAGCAATGGCTCAAGCTGTATTTTTATGAAGACAAAGCTTGCCGATTCTTCTGACAAGCTCTATATTGGAACCGTTTCCACTGAGCTGATTTCCTTGATAAATGAGCTTAAGGAGTCGAAGAGGGTCAATCGGGAACTTGATGCAATTATCGAAAATTCATATGACGGCATTTATATTACAGATAAAGAGGGAATTACGTTAAAGACGAATTCAGCGATTGAGCGGATAACCGGCATTCCGAAAGATTACTATATCGGGAAAAATGTGAATGCCCTTATTAACCGCGGCATTCTTGAAAATTCAGTCACTCATAAAGTATTGGACAAAAAACGGAGTGTTTCCGTCGTTCAGCTGAACCGGGCAGGGAAAGAAACGCTCCTCACCGGCAATCCGGTATTTAACGATAAAGGCGAAATCGAGAGCATCGTGACAAATATCCGTGATCTCTCAGAGCTTAACGAACTTCAAAGTGCATTGCGGAAAGCTACGAAATTGAATGACAGCTATAAAAAAGAAATTGAGAGGTTAAAAGGAAAAAAAGATTTGAACGGAGATGTCGTCATTAAAAGCGAAGAATTGGTCTCCATTTATGAAACGGCTGACAGAGTTGTGGATGTAGATGCAACAATTTTAATCCTAGGGGAAACCGGAGTCGGCAAGGACGTGCTTGCCCGCTACATTTACAGCAAAAGTGCCCGTGCAGGAAAGGGTGAGTTCATTAAAGTGAATTGCGGGGCGATCCCTGCTGATTTGCTTGAATCGGAGCTGTTTGGCTATGAAGCAGGCGCTTTTACGGGAGCGAATAAACATGGGAAACCAGGCATGTTTGAAATGGCGCACAAGGGTGTCGTGTTTTTGGATGAAATCGGCGAGATGCCGCTAAGTCTTCAGGTAAAGCTGCTGCGTGTCATACAGGAAAAAGAAATTCAGCGCGTAGGCGGAACTTCACCCAAAAAAGTGGATGTCAGAATCCTTGCCGCCACAAATAAAGATCTTAAGGACATGGTTCAAAACGGAGAGTTCCGTGAGGATTTATTCTACCGTTTAAATGTTGTCCCGATTCTCATTCCTTCGCTAAGGGACCGAAAAAGCGATATCCTGCCGCTGACGGAGCTTTTTTTGGAAAAAGCCAACAAAAGGTATGAGAAGAAGAAACGGATGGATACGGCTCTTAAAGATTTTTTTTATACATACAGCTGGCCTGGAAATGTACGGGAGCTTGCGAATTTAATTGAAAGACTCGTCTTAATCAGCGAAGAGGATTTATTAAAGACCCGGCATCTTCCTTCAGAGTATAAGCGGCAGGAAGGACCCATTCATATTTCTAAAATTGTCACATTGAAGGAAGCGGCAGAGCTTGCTGAGGAGAAGATCTTGTCGCTTGCGGTTAAAAAGTACAAAACGACCTATGAAATTGCTGAAGCTCTAGACAGCAGCCAGCCTACGATTGTGAGAAAGATGAAGAAGTATGGATTGTGTTTCGAACAGCCTGTCCAATAA
- a CDS encoding DUF420 domain-containing protein, producing MEETARTGKNYTAIIVTLSLVVNAIILGLFFLPIGYGGEVKFDIHIFPRINAVLNSFTFVFLVIALVSIIKKNVKLHKGFILAAFTTTLLFCVSYLTYHYMSGETTRFGGEGFIRNVYFFILITHSFLAAIIVPLALFSLVWGWTGQLTKHRRIVRWSMPIWLYVSFTGVIVYLMISPYY from the coding sequence ATGGAAGAAACAGCTCGCACAGGCAAGAATTATACAGCGATTATCGTCACACTTTCCCTTGTCGTAAATGCGATTATTCTTGGTTTGTTCTTTTTGCCGATCGGCTATGGCGGCGAAGTTAAATTTGATATTCATATTTTTCCGCGGATAAATGCCGTACTGAACAGCTTTACGTTTGTTTTTCTAGTCATAGCGCTTGTCTCCATTATTAAGAAAAATGTGAAGCTGCATAAAGGCTTTATTTTAGCCGCTTTTACTACGACATTGCTTTTCTGTGTGTCTTATCTGACGTATCACTACATGTCAGGTGAAACAACGCGTTTTGGCGGAGAAGGTTTCATTCGAAATGTCTATTTCTTCATTCTGATTACACACAGCTTCCTTGCTGCAATCATTGTTCCGCTTGCCCTGTTCTCACTTGTCTGGGGCTGGACAGGCCAGCTTACAAAGCACCGCAGGATTGTACGCTGGAGTATGCCGATCTGGTTATATGTAAGCTTTACGGGTGTCATTGTTTACTTGATGATCTCACCGTATTATTGA
- a CDS encoding Ada metal-binding domain-containing protein produces the protein MTVLPRSTMLKAMLSADKTFDGVFYTGVKTTKIYCLPSCYAKKPLPENVIFFQSAADAENQQFRSCKKCFPDFLQSKWIDHKSYIELIPPNDFAFSECLAFLGRSSAEVLHHVEEGFLLKWIEIDGNRVMMKVSLKQDRLVIEFPDLTPDKFTRVQAAKYIWTLFDLDRDMQPFYELAEKDELLRNVVTKHYGLRIIGIPDLFEALTWAIIGQQINLNFAYTLKRRLIEQFSECHYFEGRQLWLFPKAEVIASLEISDLQNLQFTKRKAEYILGIAREISNGDLSKEKLLRLETDEARSLLLSIRGVGAWTADYVMMKCLMETAAFPAADVGLHHAIKAQLGLERKPSMDELVELSEGWQGWEAYAVFYLWRSLYQ, from the coding sequence ATGACAGTGTTACCCCGCAGCACAATGCTTAAAGCGATGCTATCTGCTGACAAAACGTTTGATGGCGTATTCTACACCGGCGTAAAAACCACTAAAATCTATTGTTTACCCTCCTGTTATGCAAAAAAACCGCTTCCTGAGAATGTTATTTTTTTCCAATCGGCAGCCGATGCTGAAAACCAGCAGTTCCGCTCATGCAAAAAATGTTTTCCTGATTTTCTGCAAAGTAAATGGATTGATCATAAGAGTTACATAGAATTAATCCCTCCAAATGATTTTGCCTTCAGTGAATGTCTTGCGTTTCTCGGAAGATCCTCTGCTGAAGTTCTTCACCATGTCGAAGAGGGGTTCCTGCTCAAATGGATCGAAATCGATGGTAATAGGGTCATGATGAAGGTGTCATTGAAGCAAGATAGACTAGTCATTGAATTCCCTGATCTTACACCTGACAAGTTCACCCGTGTACAAGCAGCCAAATACATCTGGACTCTATTTGATTTAGACAGGGACATGCAGCCTTTTTACGAGCTTGCTGAAAAGGATGAACTATTAAGAAACGTCGTCACTAAGCATTACGGACTGCGGATCATTGGCATTCCCGATTTGTTTGAAGCCTTGACCTGGGCAATCATTGGCCAGCAAATTAATCTTAATTTTGCCTATACGCTAAAAAGAAGATTAATCGAACAGTTCAGTGAGTGCCATTATTTTGAAGGAAGACAGCTGTGGCTTTTTCCAAAAGCTGAAGTGATTGCTTCACTTGAGATATCAGATCTTCAAAACCTTCAATTCACAAAGAGAAAAGCAGAATATATTCTTGGCATTGCGAGGGAGATTTCGAACGGCGATCTTTCTAAAGAAAAGCTGCTTCGATTAGAAACAGATGAAGCACGGTCTCTTCTGCTAAGCATTCGCGGTGTAGGTGCATGGACAGCAGATTATGTCATGATGAAATGTTTAATGGAGACAGCTGCTTTTCCTGCTGCAGACGTCGGTCTGCATCATGCTATAAAAGCTCAGCTGGGTTTAGAGAGGAAGCCTTCTATGGATGAACTAGTAGAACTCTCTGAAGGCTGGCAGGGATGGGAAGCGTATGCAGTATTTTATTTATGGAGGTCGTTGTATCAATAA
- a CDS encoding acyl-CoA dehydrogenase family protein yields MQATVTQEIEQMKKMVKSFVDNEVEPYAQQIEDEDKIPDHLVEQAKDLGLFGISIPEEYGGIGLNAVGKAVVLEQLGHTHNGFVSLISAHTGIGSTGLVKLASEQLKQKYLPDMAAGKKIAAFALSEPGAGSDATNLATRAEKRGNQWILNGTKHFITNAPVADVFTVFALTDKEKGAKGGITAFLIEKDFPGFMLGKKDKKMGLRGSHTAQLIFEDCVVPEENVIGEVGMGYMSALKILSEGRVGLAARAVGSCDKLIALSASYAKERVQFGKPIADNQAIQWMLADMATETEAARTLTYMAASMIDEGKKVIKEASMAKLFASDVFNRVADKAVQIHGGMGYVSDYPVERFYRDARITKIYEGTNEIQRLIIARRVLEEN; encoded by the coding sequence ATGCAGGCAACGGTTACTCAGGAAATTGAACAAATGAAGAAAATGGTGAAGAGCTTTGTAGATAATGAGGTTGAACCATACGCACAGCAGATTGAAGATGAAGACAAGATTCCGGATCATTTAGTAGAGCAGGCGAAGGACCTTGGTCTTTTCGGCATCAGCATTCCAGAAGAGTACGGCGGGATCGGGCTGAATGCGGTTGGAAAAGCAGTGGTGCTTGAACAGCTCGGACATACGCATAATGGTTTTGTCAGCTTAATCAGTGCACATACAGGAATCGGAAGCACAGGTTTAGTGAAGCTTGCTTCCGAACAGCTGAAGCAAAAATATTTGCCTGATATGGCAGCCGGCAAGAAAATCGCCGCGTTTGCTTTGTCAGAGCCCGGTGCTGGTTCCGATGCTACGAACCTTGCAACTCGTGCAGAAAAACGGGGAAATCAGTGGATATTGAACGGGACAAAGCATTTCATTACGAATGCGCCGGTTGCTGATGTTTTTACAGTCTTCGCGCTAACAGATAAAGAAAAAGGAGCAAAAGGGGGAATTACCGCATTTTTGATTGAAAAAGATTTTCCGGGATTCATGCTCGGAAAAAAAGATAAGAAAATGGGGCTGCGCGGATCTCATACCGCACAATTGATTTTTGAAGATTGCGTGGTGCCTGAGGAAAATGTAATCGGGGAAGTCGGCATGGGATATATGTCAGCGCTGAAAATATTAAGCGAAGGACGTGTGGGGCTTGCAGCAAGAGCAGTTGGATCGTGCGATAAGTTGATAGCGCTTTCAGCTTCATACGCAAAAGAACGGGTTCAATTCGGAAAACCGATTGCTGATAATCAGGCGATTCAATGGATGCTTGCCGATATGGCGACGGAAACGGAAGCTGCCAGAACACTGACATACATGGCTGCTTCTATGATTGATGAAGGAAAAAAGGTCATTAAGGAAGCATCGATGGCAAAGCTGTTTGCTTCAGATGTTTTCAACCGGGTAGCGGACAAAGCGGTACAGATTCACGGGGGAATGGGCTATGTTTCGGATTATCCAGTAGAGCGTTTTTACCGTGATGCCCGGATTACGAAAATTTATGAGGGAACAAACGAAATTCAGCGTCTGATCATCGCAAGACGTGTACTGGAAGAAAATTGA
- a CDS encoding MFS transporter — MRWTVLVLLFFGMFINFADKSITGLAAVPIMKEFNLSYADWGLVGSSYYWLYPVTGIFGAAWADRIGAKKVLGFLMLTWAVLQIGVLAIAGLPLLLLYRFLLGAFEGPFSPIAYNHANTWFPPKLRGLANSVVVSGATLGAMVAAPILVALIHIFGWRIAFAFLGVASIVWFAAFQFTRDVPRAEELEEDEKPKKKQLEKLDIKAFLILLSRPSALFTTLAYFSTYLLVVWFAVWLPVYLVKIVNMSNIEMGYAVSGIGVVSVGVYIGVSVLSDRMFKRNKDWQISRVYVVGLAMIIGALLLASTAFFTNAVWVIIAMCLAKGLTYGILTIGPTIIIHLLPERGGLMTSILTSSGNLAGIVGPLITGYIVGSSGNNSAAGFDLSIIFMAGLITLFGILFTVFVRPNSKVDLASDNHAAIGK; from the coding sequence ATGCGCTGGACTGTGCTTGTTTTACTGTTCTTTGGGATGTTCATTAACTTTGCGGATAAATCGATTACGGGTCTTGCAGCTGTACCGATTATGAAGGAATTTAATCTTTCCTATGCCGATTGGGGTCTTGTCGGAAGCAGTTATTATTGGCTGTACCCGGTAACAGGGATTTTCGGAGCAGCATGGGCCGACCGGATCGGAGCAAAAAAAGTGCTCGGCTTTCTGATGCTGACATGGGCAGTCTTGCAGATAGGTGTGCTTGCCATTGCAGGTCTGCCATTGCTGCTGCTTTACCGTTTTTTACTGGGTGCTTTTGAAGGTCCGTTCAGCCCGATTGCATATAACCATGCAAATACTTGGTTTCCTCCGAAGCTTCGCGGTCTTGCTAATTCTGTCGTTGTTTCAGGAGCTACGTTAGGTGCGATGGTTGCGGCGCCCATTCTTGTGGCGCTTATCCATATTTTCGGATGGCGCATTGCCTTCGCCTTTTTAGGAGTGGCAAGTATTGTCTGGTTTGCCGCGTTTCAATTCACGCGTGACGTTCCGAGAGCTGAAGAACTGGAAGAAGACGAAAAACCGAAGAAGAAGCAGCTTGAAAAGCTTGATATAAAAGCTTTTTTAATCCTGCTGTCTAGGCCATCAGCCTTGTTCACGACGCTTGCATATTTTTCAACCTACCTGCTTGTTGTCTGGTTTGCCGTATGGCTGCCTGTTTACTTAGTAAAAATCGTCAACATGTCAAACATTGAGATGGGCTATGCGGTATCAGGCATTGGCGTTGTTTCAGTCGGAGTTTATATCGGCGTTTCCGTTTTATCTGACAGAATGTTTAAACGGAATAAGGACTGGCAGATTTCCAGGGTGTATGTAGTTGGACTGGCCATGATCATCGGTGCGCTGCTGCTCGCTTCAACGGCTTTTTTTACAAATGCCGTCTGGGTCATTATTGCCATGTGCCTTGCAAAAGGTCTTACATATGGAATTTTAACGATAGGACCAACCATCATCATCCATCTGCTTCCGGAGCGGGGCGGGCTGATGACGAGTATTTTAACTTCATCAGGCAACCTGGCAGGCATTGTTGGACCTTTAATTACAGGTTATATCGTAGGATCATCCGGTAATAACAGTGCGGCCGGCTTTGATTTGTCCATCATTTTCATGGCAGGTCTGATTACGTTATTTGGGATTTTGTTCACTGTTTTTGTAAGACCTAATTCGAAAGTGGACCTTGCATCAGATAATCATGCCGCAATCGGAAAGTAA